Genomic window (candidate division KSB1 bacterium):
GACAAATTCAGGCAGTTCATGGTGGCCTCCGGGTGGAAATTTCGGATGAATATACGTTCTTGTCGCTTTTTTATGAATACCTGCATTGATTTGGAATTGCACATAAAAAAAGCCCCTCAATTTTCACGAGGGGCTGGTCAAAAAACTATTTATTAGATCGTTGCGATCGACTAAAAGTGTTTTCTTAATTACTTGATCAACAGCATTTTCCGGTGTTGAACAAAATCACCGGCTTGCAACCGGCTGACGTATAATCCGCTTGGCAACTGTTGTGCATGATCATCTTTTGCATCCCAGGTGAAGCTGTGGCTGCCGGCGCTCAATTTTTCTTGAAGCAGTTGACGAATCAACTGGCCTTTCATGTTATAAATGTTCAAAGTAACCTCGGAAGCCACACTTAAATCAAATTTGATCGTTGTCGAGGGATTGAAAGGATTGGGATAGTTTTGTTCCAATAGATCAAAAGCAGGTATTTCACTCGCCACAATTTCCACAGAAGTCAGATCCAGCTGCAGTCTAAAGTCAGAAACCATTTCTGTCCCGTAAGTTATATTTGTCGTTAAAGTATCTGGAAAATAACCTTCGGCCTCGACAATTACCGTAACCGCTTCTGCGGCGCCGGAACTTTCATCGGCCAGGTAGCGAAAGGTGTAGCGGCCGCCGCCAGGGACGAATTGCTCAAATCCTCTTTCAGTGGATTTGACCGTGATATTTTCTATGGGTTGATCTGTCATATCATCCAGCACATGGCCGGAGAGTACAGCCACGGGAAAGATTCGGGTGATACTTGTGTTCAAGGTCATGCGGCCATCGACTGAGCGCTCAAAATAATCTTCCCAGGTTCTGCGGAAGTTTGCGATCTTATCCAGTTCGTTTTGTGATGGGGTTGTTCCATTTTGGATGACAAGTATAAAGGCCTGCCTGAGGTCTTTGGGTGCATCTGCTTCAGCGGGAAGACGCGGCCCTTCGGCAGCGATGATATCGCCAATCGTTACATTAACAGCCGCTCCTTGAGCAAATGTATTAATAACTGGTGTTCCCTGGGCGCGGGCGGTGGAGTCGTTATTAGCAGAGCTGCTGACAAAAAATCTCGGACTGACCTCTTCCGGTGTTCTTAACCCCATGATGTATTCGTCGATTTCGCTAAAAAAATCGATCCGGGTGGGAGTTGTGTAATTGTTTCCGAAACTCAATTGCCAGTTTCCGCCTTCCAGGGATGAGTGATCGGAGTCAAAATAATAACTCCAGTGAGCATTTGAACGGCCAAGGATTAAATTACTGGTGTCGCCATTTGTATCGATGAAATTGACAAATGCACCCCAGCGGTGTCCGGCTTCCTGACCCATCAAAGTCAAGAAGTTATTTCCATCCGAAAAAAAACGATTTTCAGGATCAGTTGGCCAGACACTTAGTTGGTTCATATTACACCGGCTCTCAAGGACTCCATTGCTGCCAAAAAAAGAGCTGAAATCAAACGTGCCGATACCAATTCCTTCGACAACATTTTTTATATTAAACTCGTTGGCAAACCCAAACATAGTCTGAGTGAAATTAGTAAAGAAAATAATCTGAAAAAAACTGTCAGGGTAAGTTTGGTAAAACCTGTTCGTTAAGGCGGTCTCGTTGACAAGCGGGTTTAGAATATTAAAGTATTCTTCAAATATTCCGGCGTCGGCAGGTCCTGTGAAACGGACATCATCGGAAAAGCTGATCATTTCCAGGTTCGGCATGCCACCGGGATGAATACCAAAAGTGATCGGAGTGTTGTT
Coding sequences:
- a CDS encoding T9SS type A sorting domain-containing protein; this encodes MRLRHTLTQLAICSLVILFSAAVIKAKGNPIKPKIRSELSASSNEFVCGTYKGSEKEILWRHYQYQAKLKSLQKSGGKLTATDFVFDDVWVAEDDGTLLTSGVNLFDTDMQTFHFAPNTLGGYDVTNITFVFDADLGTNLNLGDDTNTTVDIPFTFDYYGVSWTDVHVNANGIVSFGGDINTPPPLFFDNNDFFNNLPKIAAYFMDLNPAEPGAPADGGVFAKSEADKLTITWNKLPEFGTSRINTVQLALNTDGSIDVSFNGITSVNDPDNNTPITFGIHPGGMPNLEMISFSDDVRFTGPADAGIFEEYFNILNPLVNETALTNRFYQTYPDSFFQIIFFTNFTQTMFGFANEFNIKNVVEGIGIGTFDFSSFFGSNGVLESRCNMNQLSVWPTDPENRFFSDGNNFLTLMGQEAGHRWGAFVNFIDTNGDTSNLILGRSNAHWSYYFDSDHSSLEGGNWQLSFGNNYTTPTRIDFFSEIDEYIMGLRTPEEVSPRFFVSSSANNDSTARAQGTPVINTFAQGAAVNVTIGDIIAAEGPRLPAEADAPKDLRQAFILVIQNGTTPSQNELDKIANFRRTWEDYFERSVDGRMTLNTSITRIFPVAVLSGHVLDDMTDQPIENITVKSTERGFEQFVPGGGRYTFRYLADESSGAAEAVTVIVEAEGYFPDTLTTNITYGTEMVSDFRLQLDLTSVEIVASEIPAFDLLEQNYPNPFNPSTTIKFDLSVASEVTLNIYNMKGQLIRQLLQEKLSAGSHSFTWDAKDDHAQQLPSGLYVSRLQAGDFVQHRKMLLIK